One Manihot esculenta cultivar AM560-2 chromosome 6, M.esculenta_v8, whole genome shotgun sequence DNA segment encodes these proteins:
- the LOC110616955 gene encoding phosphoserine phosphatase, chloroplastic isoform X2, with translation MKPPQSFSSVTASVQPLKAVSLDHFHNTVPSKEVLELWRSADAVCFDVDSTVCLDEGIDELAEFCGAGKAVAEWTAKAMGGSVPFEEALAARLSLFSPSLSQVQDFLAKRPPKISPGIDELVKKLKAKNTDVYLISGGFQQMINPVASILGMPLENMFANQLLFGSSGEFLGFDAKEPTSRSGGKATAVQHIRKVHGYKTLVMVGDGATDLEARKPDCANLFICYAGVQLRETVAAKADWLVLNFADLINSL, from the exons ATGAAACCTCCTCAATCATTCAGTTCAGTTACTGCTTCAGTTCAACCTTTAAAAGCTGTCTCATTGGACCATTTCCACAATACAGTGCCATCCAAAG AGGTTCTTGAGCTTTGGAGAAGCGCTGATGCAGTATGCTTTGATGTGGACAGCACAGTATGCCTAGATGAGGGTATTGATGAACTTGCAGAGTTTTGTGGAGCTGGAAAGGCTGTTGCGGAATGGACTGCTAA AGCAATGGGTGGTTCTGTCCCTTTTGAGGAGGCCTTGGCAGCCAGACTATCTCTATTCAGCCCATCCCTATCTCAGGTCCAAGATTTTCTTGCGAAGAGGCCCCCAAA GATATCTCCTGGCATAGATGAGTTGGTCAAGAAGCTGAAGGCTAAAAATACTGATGTTTATTTGATCTCTGGCGGCTTTCAGCAAATGATCAAT CCTGTTGCATCTATCCTCGGGATGCCACTTGAAAATATGTTTGCCAATCAATTGCTCTTTGGAAGTTCGGGGGAGTTTCTGGGGTTTGATGCAAAGGAGCCTACTTCAAGAAGTGGAGGAAAAGCAACTGCAGTGCAGCATATAAGGAAG GTTCATGGATACAAGACTCTGGTTATGGTCGGGGATGGTGCAACTGATCTTGAG GCTCGAAAACCAGATTGTGCCAACTTGTTCATTTGCTATGCGGGTGTTCAACTTCGAGAGACCGTAGCAGCAAAAGCTGATTGGTTGGTTTTGAATTTTGCAGATCTAATAAATTCATTGTAA
- the LOC110616955 gene encoding phosphoserine phosphatase, chloroplastic isoform X1 produces MEGLVHSQVNPIHVTCKHSGSRFIPAFSLQLKKYLTRGGILFMKPPQSFSSVTASVQPLKAVSLDHFHNTVPSKEVLELWRSADAVCFDVDSTVCLDEGIDELAEFCGAGKAVAEWTAKAMGGSVPFEEALAARLSLFSPSLSQVQDFLAKRPPKISPGIDELVKKLKAKNTDVYLISGGFQQMINPVASILGMPLENMFANQLLFGSSGEFLGFDAKEPTSRSGGKATAVQHIRKVHGYKTLVMVGDGATDLEARKPDCANLFICYAGVQLRETVAAKADWLVLNFADLINSL; encoded by the exons ATGGAAGGGTTGGTGCATTCACAAGTCAACCCAATTCATGTTACTTGTAAACACTCTGGCTCTCGTTTTATTCCCGCTTTCTCCTTGCAGTTGAAAAAGTATTTGACTAGAGGTGGAATTTTGTTCATGAAACCTCCTCAATCATTCAGTTCAGTTACTGCTTCAGTTCAACCTTTAAAAGCTGTCTCATTGGACCATTTCCACAATACAGTGCCATCCAAAG AGGTTCTTGAGCTTTGGAGAAGCGCTGATGCAGTATGCTTTGATGTGGACAGCACAGTATGCCTAGATGAGGGTATTGATGAACTTGCAGAGTTTTGTGGAGCTGGAAAGGCTGTTGCGGAATGGACTGCTAA AGCAATGGGTGGTTCTGTCCCTTTTGAGGAGGCCTTGGCAGCCAGACTATCTCTATTCAGCCCATCCCTATCTCAGGTCCAAGATTTTCTTGCGAAGAGGCCCCCAAA GATATCTCCTGGCATAGATGAGTTGGTCAAGAAGCTGAAGGCTAAAAATACTGATGTTTATTTGATCTCTGGCGGCTTTCAGCAAATGATCAAT CCTGTTGCATCTATCCTCGGGATGCCACTTGAAAATATGTTTGCCAATCAATTGCTCTTTGGAAGTTCGGGGGAGTTTCTGGGGTTTGATGCAAAGGAGCCTACTTCAAGAAGTGGAGGAAAAGCAACTGCAGTGCAGCATATAAGGAAG GTTCATGGATACAAGACTCTGGTTATGGTCGGGGATGGTGCAACTGATCTTGAG GCTCGAAAACCAGATTGTGCCAACTTGTTCATTTGCTATGCGGGTGTTCAACTTCGAGAGACCGTAGCAGCAAAAGCTGATTGGTTGGTTTTGAATTTTGCAGATCTAATAAATTCATTGTAA